The Klebsiella sp. RHBSTW-00484 genome includes a window with the following:
- a CDS encoding amino acid ABC transporter permease: protein MTTFTDWDIVRNLLLAGRWTVLLSLVAFIGGALVTLPLLLLRMTGGRQVKRLIRGYIELFQGTPLLMQLFLAFFGVALFGIDVSAWTAASLALTFYTSAFLLDIWFGSIRALPKGQWEASRCLGLSFGQTLCRVVAPQALRIAIAPTVGFAVQVIKGTALASIIGFVELTKAGTMLTNVTYQPFKVFALVALGYFILCYPLSRYSRYLENKFNASHHH from the coding sequence ATGACCACCTTTACCGATTGGGACATTGTCCGCAATCTGCTGCTCGCCGGGCGCTGGACGGTGCTGCTGTCGCTGGTGGCGTTTATTGGCGGTGCGTTGGTCACTCTGCCGTTATTGCTTCTGCGTATGACCGGTGGACGCCAGGTAAAACGCCTGATCCGCGGCTATATCGAACTGTTTCAGGGAACGCCGCTGCTGATGCAGCTGTTTCTGGCTTTTTTCGGCGTGGCGCTGTTCGGCATCGACGTCTCGGCATGGACCGCGGCGTCGCTGGCGCTAACGTTTTATACCAGCGCCTTTTTGCTCGATATCTGGTTTGGAAGTATTCGCGCTCTACCAAAAGGGCAGTGGGAAGCTTCGCGCTGTCTGGGGTTGAGCTTTGGTCAGACTCTATGTCGGGTGGTAGCCCCGCAGGCGCTGCGGATCGCTATCGCCCCGACGGTGGGTTTTGCCGTCCAGGTGATTAAGGGCACGGCGCTGGCGTCGATTATCGGCTTCGTCGAGCTGACGAAAGCCGGAACGATGCTGACCAACGTGACGTATCAGCCGTTTAAAGTCTTTGCGCTGGTGGCGCTGGGCTACTTCATTCTGTGTTACCCGCTGTCCCGCTACAGCCGTTATCTGGAGAACAAATTCAATGCCTCTCATCACCATTAA
- a CDS encoding amino acid ABC transporter permease, protein MTEQLHFSELWPHWPELLAGLWVTIQLTVLATIGGLTIGIFGAAIRSGRTTWFSRIWGGYVELIRNTPFVVQLFFIVFGLPNLGLKMTAGEAALLAMVVNLGAYSTEIVRAGIQVTPKGQWEAGRVLGLTRTQTFIQVILPPALQRIYPALVSQCIIVMLGSSVVSQVSYEELTFAANLIQSRTFLSFEVYLVTTGIYLVLSITMRQLLMAAGRKWLGVQA, encoded by the coding sequence ATGACGGAGCAACTTCATTTTTCTGAGCTCTGGCCGCACTGGCCGGAGCTGCTGGCGGGGCTGTGGGTGACCATTCAGCTGACGGTGCTGGCGACCATCGGCGGCCTGACGATAGGCATTTTTGGCGCGGCTATCCGCAGCGGGCGCACCACGTGGTTCAGCCGAATTTGGGGCGGGTATGTCGAACTGATTCGCAACACGCCGTTTGTGGTCCAGCTATTTTTTATCGTCTTCGGCTTACCGAATCTGGGGCTAAAGATGACGGCAGGCGAGGCCGCGCTGCTGGCGATGGTGGTGAACCTCGGGGCCTACAGTACCGAGATCGTGCGCGCCGGAATTCAGGTGACGCCGAAAGGGCAGTGGGAGGCAGGGCGCGTGCTGGGATTGACCCGAACGCAGACCTTTATTCAGGTGATTTTGCCGCCCGCGCTACAGCGTATTTATCCGGCGCTGGTAAGCCAGTGCATTATTGTGATGCTCGGTTCATCGGTGGTATCGCAGGTCTCTTATGAAGAGCTGACCTTCGCCGCCAACCTGATTCAGTCGCGCACCTTCCTCAGCTTTGAGGTCTATCTGGTGACGACGGGAATTTATTTAGTGCTGTCGATAACGATGCGCCAGCTGCTGATGGCGGCAGGGCGCAAATGGCTGGGGGTGCAGGCATGA
- a CDS encoding transporter substrate-binding domain-containing protein, translating into MKKLLIALAGAACLLTNLSAAKADQLQDIEKRGVIRIAVPQDFPPFGSVGTDLQPQGYDIDMARYLAKEMKLKLQLVPVTSANRVPYLQTDKVDLVISSLGKNAEREKVIDFSRAYAPFFLGVFGPKGAELKDPAALSGKSIGVTRGAVEDMVLTGVAPKEAQIKRYEDNNTTLSAYLSGQVQYVATGNLVVAAISRQNADKAPVPSFMLKDSPCFIGLKKNEPALKAKVDALIEQGVKDGTLNALSEKWLKAPLPASLGA; encoded by the coding sequence ATGAAGAAACTGTTGATCGCACTGGCCGGGGCCGCTTGTCTGTTAACCAACCTGTCGGCGGCGAAGGCTGACCAGCTCCAGGATATTGAAAAACGCGGCGTTATCCGCATTGCGGTGCCGCAGGATTTCCCGCCGTTTGGCTCGGTGGGCACCGACCTTCAGCCGCAGGGCTACGACATCGATATGGCGCGCTATCTCGCCAAAGAGATGAAGCTCAAGCTGCAACTGGTGCCGGTCACCAGCGCCAACCGCGTACCTTATCTGCAAACCGATAAGGTGGACCTGGTGATTTCCAGCCTCGGTAAAAACGCCGAGCGCGAGAAAGTGATTGATTTCAGCCGCGCCTACGCGCCGTTCTTCCTCGGCGTGTTTGGCCCGAAAGGCGCGGAGCTGAAAGATCCGGCGGCGCTGAGTGGTAAAAGCATTGGCGTGACCCGTGGCGCGGTGGAAGACATGGTGCTGACTGGCGTCGCACCGAAAGAGGCGCAGATTAAGCGCTACGAAGATAACAACACCACGCTGTCGGCGTATCTGTCCGGCCAGGTGCAGTATGTGGCCACCGGCAACCTGGTGGTGGCGGCTATCTCCCGGCAGAACGCCGACAAAGCCCCAGTACCGAGCTTTATGCTGAAGGATTCGCCGTGCTTTATCGGGCTGAAAAAGAATGAACCGGCGCTGAAAGCGAAAGTGGATGCGCTGATTGAGCAAGGCGTCAAAGACGGCACGCTGAACGCTCTGTCTGAAAAGTGGCTGAAAGCGCCGCTGCCTGCCAGCCTTGGCGCGTAA
- the hpxU gene encoding MurR/RpiR family transcriptional regulator HpxU encodes MQQLDERLKEQYASLSPQEQRVADFIFDHFDDLISYNSAELAQLSGVSKATVSRLFKRLGYEKYKDMRDELRTLRQSGMPLTDNRDAVQGNTLLARHYKQEMANLTQWVNALDVQQFAEAIQALVAARRIVIVGMRNAYPAALHLRQQLLQARGQVQILPQPGQSLSEELVDLTAEDLVVVMAFRRRPRIIRPLLQQLQSSGIPVLLMCEPQAHGLFPLARWQLCAPLDSVSAYDSYASVNSLINLLANAFLHEILDKGRPRIHDIATLYQQLEELEQR; translated from the coding sequence ATGCAACAGCTTGATGAACGACTAAAAGAGCAGTACGCGTCTTTATCGCCCCAGGAGCAGCGGGTGGCGGATTTTATTTTCGATCATTTTGATGACCTGATTAGTTACAACAGCGCAGAGCTGGCACAGCTTAGCGGCGTATCGAAGGCCACGGTCAGCCGTCTGTTCAAGCGTCTGGGCTATGAGAAATATAAAGATATGCGCGATGAGCTGCGCACTCTGCGCCAGAGCGGCATGCCGCTGACCGACAACCGCGATGCGGTGCAGGGCAATACGCTGCTGGCGCGCCACTATAAACAGGAGATGGCGAACCTGACCCAGTGGGTCAACGCGCTGGATGTGCAGCAGTTCGCCGAGGCGATTCAGGCGCTGGTTGCCGCCCGGCGTATTGTTATTGTCGGCATGCGCAATGCTTATCCTGCGGCGCTGCACCTGCGCCAGCAGCTATTACAGGCGCGTGGGCAGGTGCAAATATTGCCGCAGCCGGGGCAAAGCTTAAGCGAAGAGCTGGTGGATTTAACCGCCGAGGATCTGGTGGTGGTGATGGCGTTTCGCCGCCGCCCGCGAATTATTCGCCCGCTGTTGCAGCAGCTACAGAGCAGCGGGATCCCGGTTCTGCTGATGTGCGAGCCGCAGGCTCATGGCCTGTTTCCGCTCGCGCGCTGGCAGCTCTGCGCGCCGCTGGATAGCGTATCGGCCTACGACAGCTACGCCTCGGTCAATAGCCTGATCAATCTGCTGGCGAACGCTTTCCTGCATGAAATCCTCGATAAAGGGCGTCCGCGCATTCACGACATAGCGACCCTTTACCAACAACTGGAAGAACTTGAACAACGATAA
- the hpxW gene encoding oxamate amidohydrolase: MQSHVAAHGMAVAPHHLASQSALAVLREGGSAIEAMVAAAATIAVVYPHMNGLGGDGFWLIVPPEGDPIAIDASGAAGSRATMQAYAGLAHIPHRGPQAALTVAGTVSGWDEALKISRDLTASELPLTRLLEDAIGYAANGIPVTASQASATAGKFSELRDQPGFAETYLVDGQPPKAGSRFLQPALANTLRRLTEEGLDSFYRGPLAEHLARGMEKYGLPVTLSDLQQHRARRPLPLRLDHQHGELWNLAPPTQGLVSLAILGITDRLAMAEADEAMTVHRIVEATKLAFSLRDAHITDPRHLDVDIQSLLEPTALQPLADKINDQQAAPWGTGKGPGDTVWMGVIDKNGLAVSFIQSLYHEFGSGVVLPDSGIVWQNRGASFSLDPSHLLALAPGKQPFHTLNPAAARLNDGRVMVYGSMGGDGQPQTQAAIFTRYVMQNAPLQESITRPRWLLGRTWGQTSDSLKLEGRFSAESIAQLRELGHDVEVLADFSEVMGHAGAIVRHPNGLFEGASDPRSNGSAAGY; encoded by the coding sequence ATGCAAAGTCATGTTGCCGCCCACGGGATGGCGGTCGCCCCCCATCATCTGGCCAGCCAAAGCGCGCTGGCGGTTCTGCGCGAAGGAGGAAGCGCGATCGAAGCCATGGTCGCCGCCGCCGCGACGATTGCCGTGGTTTACCCGCATATGAACGGACTCGGTGGCGATGGTTTCTGGCTTATCGTCCCGCCCGAGGGCGACCCCATTGCCATCGACGCCAGCGGCGCGGCGGGTTCGCGGGCGACAATGCAGGCTTATGCCGGGCTGGCGCACATTCCCCATCGTGGCCCGCAGGCAGCGCTGACCGTGGCGGGTACCGTTAGCGGCTGGGATGAAGCGCTGAAGATTTCGCGCGATTTAACCGCAAGTGAGCTGCCGCTGACGCGCCTGCTGGAGGACGCCATCGGCTACGCAGCAAACGGCATCCCGGTCACCGCCTCGCAGGCCAGCGCAACCGCCGGTAAATTCAGCGAGCTGCGCGACCAGCCCGGCTTTGCCGAAACGTATCTGGTCGACGGCCAGCCGCCGAAAGCCGGCAGCCGCTTTTTACAGCCGGCGCTGGCGAACACCTTGCGTCGTTTAACAGAGGAAGGATTAGACAGCTTCTATCGCGGGCCGCTGGCGGAGCATCTGGCTCGCGGCATGGAAAAGTACGGGCTGCCGGTGACCCTCAGCGACCTGCAGCAGCATCGCGCCCGCCGTCCGCTGCCGCTCCGGCTCGATCATCAGCACGGCGAACTGTGGAACCTCGCGCCGCCGACTCAGGGGCTGGTTTCGCTGGCCATTCTCGGCATTACCGACCGGCTGGCGATGGCCGAGGCTGACGAAGCGATGACCGTCCACCGCATTGTTGAGGCCACCAAGCTGGCCTTCAGTCTGCGCGACGCGCATATCACCGACCCACGCCACCTGGATGTCGATATTCAAAGCCTGCTGGAACCCACCGCGCTACAGCCGCTGGCGGATAAAATCAACGACCAGCAGGCCGCTCCGTGGGGCACAGGCAAAGGTCCGGGCGATACGGTGTGGATGGGCGTGATCGATAAAAACGGCCTTGCGGTTTCCTTTATCCAGAGCCTCTACCACGAGTTCGGCAGCGGCGTGGTGCTGCCGGATAGCGGGATCGTCTGGCAGAACCGTGGAGCGTCGTTCAGCCTTGACCCGAGCCACCTGCTGGCGCTGGCCCCCGGTAAACAACCGTTCCATACCCTGAACCCCGCCGCCGCACGGCTAAACGATGGCCGGGTGATGGTTTACGGCTCGATGGGCGGCGACGGCCAGCCGCAAACCCAGGCCGCCATCTTCACCCGCTACGTAATGCAAAATGCGCCACTGCAGGAGAGCATCACCCGGCCGCGCTGGCTGCTGGGGCGCACCTGGGGGCAGACTTCGGACTCACTCAAGCTGGAGGGCCGCTTCAGCGCTGAAAGCATCGCCCAACTGCGCGAGCTGGGGCACGACGTTGAAGTTCTGGCCGATTTTAGCGAAGTCATGGGCCACGCCGGGGCGATTGTTCGCCACCCCAATGGCCTGTTTGAGGGGGCCAGCGATCCGCGCAGCAACGGCTCCGCCGCCGGATATTAG
- the hpxX gene encoding oxalurate catabolism protein HpxX, with protein MNTPQPEWDAYLTQMEQLLALELDDERRAELRVQFSRIAAMAGPLLVFPLDERVEIAGVYKA; from the coding sequence ATGAACACACCACAACCCGAATGGGATGCTTATCTCACACAAATGGAACAGCTGCTGGCGCTGGAGCTGGACGATGAACGCCGCGCAGAGCTCAGGGTGCAGTTCAGCCGCATTGCCGCGATGGCCGGGCCGCTGCTGGTCTTCCCCCTCGACGAGCGGGTCGAAATTGCCGGAGTGTATAAAGCATGA
- a CDS encoding AtzE family amidohydrolase, whose product MKLNEMTIHEIQRALTSGELSAKEIARHTLENIARVNPQINAWTHVSEKRMLAEAENIDTLRREKKPLPALAGVPYAVKNLFDVAGHTTLAGAQLLSDRPAATADSWAVRQLHSAGALLSGMLNMDAYAYGFTTENSHYGATHNPHDLSRIAGGSSGGSAAAVAAGLVHFSLGSDTNGSIRVPASLCGIFGLKPTFGRLSRSGSHPFVASLDHIGPFARSVCDLSAVYDALQGRDPADGFQADKASERTANLLLRGLEGLRCATLGGYFSTWCDNDARTAVARVAQALGAHEELIFPEAELARSAAFIISASEGGNQYLPALRREPERFEPNSRERLLAGAMIPASWYLQAQRFRRHAQLAFKALFAHADVLIAPATPCSATLIGAQTMEINGQPLPIRASMGMLTQPISFLGLPVTTVPLRTASGQPIGLQLIAAPFNEQACLRVARALEEMGMTDARPAEIAA is encoded by the coding sequence ATGAAGCTCAATGAAATGACGATTCACGAAATACAGCGCGCGCTGACCAGCGGTGAACTCAGCGCCAAAGAGATTGCCCGCCATACGCTGGAGAACATCGCCCGCGTTAACCCGCAAATCAACGCCTGGACCCATGTCAGCGAAAAGCGAATGCTGGCTGAGGCGGAGAATATCGACACCCTGCGGCGGGAAAAAAAGCCTCTGCCCGCGCTGGCTGGCGTTCCCTATGCGGTGAAAAATCTGTTTGATGTCGCCGGGCACACGACCCTTGCCGGAGCACAGCTGCTGAGCGACCGTCCTGCGGCGACTGCCGATAGCTGGGCGGTACGCCAGCTGCATAGCGCGGGCGCGCTGCTATCCGGCATGCTGAATATGGATGCCTACGCCTACGGTTTTACCACCGAAAACAGCCACTACGGGGCGACGCATAACCCGCACGATCTTTCACGGATCGCCGGAGGTTCTTCAGGCGGTTCGGCGGCAGCGGTGGCCGCCGGGCTGGTGCATTTTTCGCTGGGGAGTGATACCAACGGCTCTATTCGCGTCCCGGCCTCGCTGTGCGGGATATTTGGCCTGAAGCCGACCTTTGGCCGCTTGTCGCGATCCGGTAGCCATCCGTTCGTCGCCAGTCTCGACCATATCGGCCCGTTTGCCCGCAGCGTTTGCGACCTTTCAGCTGTTTATGATGCGCTACAGGGCCGCGATCCCGCCGATGGTTTTCAGGCCGACAAGGCCAGCGAACGCACGGCTAATCTGCTGCTGCGGGGCCTGGAAGGCCTGCGCTGCGCCACCCTCGGCGGCTATTTTTCAACCTGGTGCGATAACGATGCGCGTACCGCTGTCGCCCGCGTAGCCCAGGCGCTTGGGGCGCATGAAGAGCTGATCTTCCCGGAGGCCGAACTGGCCCGGTCGGCAGCGTTTATTATCAGCGCTTCCGAGGGGGGAAATCAGTACCTGCCAGCCCTGCGCCGCGAACCTGAACGTTTTGAGCCAAATTCCCGCGAGCGCCTGCTGGCAGGGGCGATGATTCCAGCGTCCTGGTATCTTCAGGCCCAGCGCTTCCGCCGCCACGCGCAGCTGGCGTTCAAAGCCCTGTTCGCCCACGCCGATGTGCTGATCGCCCCAGCGACGCCTTGCAGCGCCACGCTCATCGGCGCGCAGACGATGGAGATCAACGGCCAGCCGCTGCCCATTCGCGCCAGTATGGGAATGCTGACCCAGCCTATCTCTTTCCTTGGGTTACCGGTGACCACGGTACCGCTGCGCACGGCGAGCGGGCAGCCGATTGGCCTGCAATTAATTGCCGCGCCGTTTAATGAACAAGCCTGCCTGCGCGTGGCGCGGGCGCTGGAAGAAATGGGCATGACCGATGCCCGACCTGCGGAGATAGCAGCATGA
- the hpxZ gene encoding oxalurate catabolism protein HpxZ has product MMTQEHINRPLVLAEVTAAFYRYEEALVSNDIAVLDELFWHDKRTVRLGAGENLYGIDEIRAFRAARPAAGLQRELRHTTITTFGEDYAVCSTEFTRAGSERIGRQQQTWVRFPFGWRIVAAQVSLMS; this is encoded by the coding sequence ATGATGACGCAAGAGCATATTAACCGCCCGCTCGTCCTCGCCGAGGTAACGGCGGCGTTTTACCGCTATGAGGAGGCGCTGGTGAGCAATGATATTGCGGTGCTGGATGAGCTGTTCTGGCACGATAAGCGCACGGTACGGCTGGGAGCCGGGGAAAACTTATACGGTATCGACGAAATACGCGCCTTCCGCGCCGCCCGTCCTGCGGCCGGTTTGCAGCGCGAACTGCGGCACACCACCATCACCACTTTCGGTGAAGATTACGCGGTGTGCAGCACGGAATTCACCCGAGCAGGCAGCGAGCGCATTGGCCGTCAGCAGCAAACCTGGGTGCGTTTCCCCTTTGGCTGGCGCATCGTCGCCGCCCAGGTCAGTTTGATGAGTTAA
- the puuE gene encoding allantoinase PuuE — translation MRGYGGQPPHAQWPNNARVAVQFVLNYEEGSENHVLHGDAGSEQFLSDIIGAASYPDRHMSMDSLYEYGSRAGFWRIHNEFSKRGLPLTVFGVAMALARHPEVVEAIKAANYDVVSHGWRWIHYQNMPIEHEREHLNKAVQVLTDLFGKPPTGWYTGRDSPNTRQLVVEHGGFDYDSDYYGDDLPFWSEVACSDGTRKPHLIVPYTLDANDMRFATAQGFNTAEQFYTYLKDSFDVLYEEGASAPKMMSIGMHCRLLGRPGRFRALQRFLDYVQQHDQVWVCTRQQIADHWREFHPFGG, via the coding sequence CTGCGCGGCTACGGCGGGCAGCCGCCGCACGCGCAGTGGCCGAACAACGCGCGGGTTGCCGTGCAGTTTGTTTTGAACTACGAGGAGGGTTCGGAAAACCATGTGCTGCATGGTGATGCCGGTTCCGAACAGTTTCTGTCCGACATCATCGGTGCCGCCAGCTATCCCGACCGTCATATGTCGATGGACTCATTATATGAGTACGGCAGCCGCGCGGGTTTCTGGCGCATCCATAATGAGTTCAGCAAGCGTGGGCTGCCGCTGACCGTGTTCGGCGTCGCCATGGCGCTGGCGCGTCATCCCGAGGTGGTCGAGGCGATTAAAGCGGCGAACTATGACGTGGTCAGCCACGGCTGGCGCTGGATCCATTACCAGAATATGCCCATTGAGCATGAGCGGGAGCATCTGAATAAAGCGGTGCAGGTATTAACCGATCTTTTTGGCAAACCACCCACCGGCTGGTACACCGGGCGCGATAGCCCCAATACCCGCCAATTGGTGGTTGAACACGGCGGTTTTGATTATGACAGCGATTATTACGGCGACGATTTGCCGTTCTGGAGCGAAGTGGCGTGCAGCGACGGTACGCGTAAGCCGCATCTGATCGTGCCTTATACCCTCGATGCCAACGATATGCGCTTCGCCACTGCCCAAGGGTTCAATACCGCCGAGCAGTTTTACACCTATCTGAAAGACAGCTTCGATGTGCTGTATGAAGAGGGGGCCAGCGCGCCGAAGATGATGTCTATCGGCATGCACTGCCGCCTGCTTGGGCGTCCGGGCCGCTTCCGTGCCCTGCAGCGTTTTCTTGATTATGTTCAGCAGCACGACCAGGTTTGGGTCTGTACCCGTCAGCAGATTGCCGACCACTGGCGCGAATTTCATCCGTTTGGTGGGTAA
- a CDS encoding GntR family transcriptional regulator, with product MNNQHRLQAAPELHDKDESIYQALMTAIVEHQLPPGSKLPEEALAEVFGVSRTGIRKVLQRLATVQMVTLTPKRGAQVASPTVEEAQEIFRTRALLEVANLPDVLARCQPPHLAALETITRQEQLAHESYNGPAAIRYSAEFHIQLQAISGNQVLTEMVTRLSQRSSLVIAAWGSPWRQGCRCDDHEQLIQLLRDKALQPLSDALTHHFEHIVASLCFERSGVTLPDFARLFAGYKEP from the coding sequence ATGAACAACCAACATCGCCTGCAGGCCGCGCCAGAGCTGCATGACAAAGACGAATCAATCTATCAGGCGCTGATGACCGCTATCGTTGAGCATCAGCTGCCGCCGGGAAGCAAACTGCCGGAAGAGGCCCTGGCAGAGGTGTTTGGCGTGAGCCGTACGGGGATCAGAAAAGTGCTGCAGCGACTCGCCACTGTGCAAATGGTCACTTTGACGCCCAAACGTGGTGCACAGGTCGCCAGCCCGACGGTAGAAGAAGCGCAGGAGATCTTTCGCACCCGCGCGTTGCTGGAGGTGGCGAATTTGCCGGATGTGCTGGCGCGCTGCCAGCCGCCGCATCTGGCGGCGCTGGAAACCATTACCCGTCAGGAGCAGCTGGCGCACGAAAGCTATAACGGCCCGGCGGCGATCCGCTACTCCGCCGAGTTTCATATACAGCTACAGGCGATTTCCGGCAATCAAGTGCTCACCGAGATGGTGACCCGCCTGAGCCAGCGCTCTTCATTAGTTATTGCGGCATGGGGATCGCCGTGGCGTCAGGGCTGCCGCTGTGACGATCATGAACAGCTTATTCAGCTATTACGCGACAAAGCGCTGCAGCCTCTGAGCGATGCGCTAACGCACCATTTTGAACATATTGTCGCCAGCCTCTGCTTTGAGCGTTCTGGCGTGACCTTACCTGATTTTGCCCGGCTGTTTGCCGGTTATAAGGAGCCGTAA
- a CDS encoding NCS1 family nucleobase:cation symporter-1, with the protein MPNTQNTHQVKAADPHAGYSPRLCNEDLAPTRDQNWSWYNIFSFWMSDVHSMGGYVVAASFFTLGLASWQVLLCLLVGICIVQLCANLVAKPSQMAGVPYAVICRQAFGVFGANIPAVIRGLIAFAWYGIQTYLAANALMLVLLKFFPSLSTFTEASFLGLSHLGWLCFATMWLLQAMVFWHGMSAIKRFIDIAGPAVYVVMLALAGWIVYKTGFDGISFTLASKSLSAGEQTWQMITATALVVSYFSGPLLNFGDFSRYGRSMGEIRRGNRWGLPFNFLLFSIVTVVIVSGTQSLFGRMITDPIETVSRVGNDLAVAIGLLTMITATIGINIVANFVSPAFDFSNCSPQKISFRTGGMIAAVGSILLTPWNLFNSPELIHYTLDVLGAFIGPLFGILIVDFYIIKRGQVSVNDLFDDTPKGQYWYRNGFNPKAIAALVPSVAIGLIISFIPALHEVANFSWFIGVFLSGAAYRWIARDERVGATAGFSALAQKE; encoded by the coding sequence ATGCCAAATACACAAAATACGCACCAGGTTAAGGCCGCTGATCCCCACGCTGGATACAGCCCAAGACTTTGCAATGAGGATCTGGCGCCGACGCGCGACCAGAACTGGAGCTGGTACAACATCTTTTCTTTCTGGATGTCGGATGTGCACAGCATGGGGGGTTATGTGGTTGCCGCGAGCTTCTTTACTCTTGGCCTGGCAAGCTGGCAGGTGCTGCTGTGCCTGCTGGTGGGGATTTGTATCGTTCAGCTGTGCGCGAATCTGGTGGCGAAGCCCAGCCAGATGGCGGGCGTCCCCTACGCGGTGATTTGTCGTCAGGCGTTTGGCGTCTTCGGGGCCAATATTCCGGCGGTGATCCGCGGACTTATCGCCTTCGCGTGGTACGGAATTCAAACCTATCTGGCGGCCAACGCGCTGATGCTGGTGCTGCTGAAATTCTTTCCTTCGCTGTCGACGTTCACCGAAGCCAGCTTCCTTGGCTTGTCGCATCTGGGCTGGCTGTGCTTCGCCACCATGTGGCTACTGCAGGCAATGGTGTTCTGGCACGGGATGAGCGCCATTAAGCGCTTTATCGATATTGCCGGTCCGGCGGTCTACGTAGTGATGCTGGCGTTAGCGGGATGGATTGTATACAAAACCGGTTTTGACGGGATCTCCTTTACCCTCGCCAGCAAATCGCTGAGCGCCGGGGAGCAAACCTGGCAGATGATCACCGCCACCGCGCTGGTGGTCTCCTACTTCTCCGGTCCGCTGCTCAACTTTGGCGATTTCTCGCGCTACGGTAGAAGCATGGGCGAGATCCGCCGCGGCAACCGCTGGGGCCTGCCGTTCAACTTCCTGCTGTTCTCTATCGTGACCGTAGTGATTGTTTCCGGCACCCAGTCGCTGTTTGGCCGCATGATAACCGACCCGATTGAAACCGTCAGCCGCGTGGGCAACGACCTGGCGGTCGCCATTGGCCTGCTGACCATGATCACCGCCACCATCGGGATTAATATTGTGGCTAACTTTGTCTCTCCGGCGTTCGATTTCTCGAACTGCTCGCCGCAGAAAATCAGCTTCCGTACCGGAGGGATGATTGCCGCCGTCGGGTCAATCCTGCTGACGCCGTGGAACCTGTTTAACTCACCGGAGCTTATCCACTACACCCTCGACGTCCTGGGGGCGTTTATCGGCCCGCTGTTCGGTATCCTGATCGTCGATTTTTACATCATTAAGCGCGGGCAGGTTTCGGTCAACGACCTGTTCGATGACACGCCAAAAGGCCAGTACTGGTACCGCAACGGCTTTAATCCGAAAGCTATCGCCGCGCTGGTGCCCTCCGTCGCTATTGGTCTGATCATCAGCTTTATTCCAGCCCTGCACGAAGTGGCTAACTTTAGCTGGTTTATCGGCGTGTTCCTGAGCGGCGCGGCCTATCGCTGGATTGCCCGCGACGAACGGGTCGGCGCCACTGCCGGTTTTAGCGCTCTCGCCCAGAAAGAGTGA